Proteins encoded together in one Microcebus murinus isolate Inina chromosome 16, M.murinus_Inina_mat1.0, whole genome shotgun sequence window:
- the ACOX3 gene encoding peroxisomal acyl-coenzyme A oxidase 3: MVPSLEGSPDALFPDFPKGPLHAYRARASFSWKELSLFLEGEDTLRFKKTVFSALESDPLFARSHGTHLSLEKYRELNFLRCRRIFEYEFLSVEDMFRSPLKMLAFTHCLGMYDWSLAAKYFLHTMAFGSAIYNSGSERHFEYIQKVFSMEIFGCFALTEVSHGSNTKAIRTTAHYDSATEEFIIHSPDFEAAKFWVGNMGKTATHAVVFAQLYLPGGQCHGLHSFVVQIRDPKTLLPMPGVMVGDMGKKLGQNGLDNGFAMFHQVRIPRQNLLNRAGDVTPDGTYLSPFQDARQRFGASLGSLSVGRVSIMCMAVANLQLAVSIALRFSATRRQFGPTQEEEIPVLEYQLQQWRLLPYLAAAYALHYFSKSLFLDLAELQRGLLGGDRSARQAEFGHEIHALASAGKPLASWTAQQGIQECREACGGHGYLAMNRLGVLRDDNDPNCTYEGDNNVLLQQTSNYLLGLLARWDQGGARLQSPLKTVDFLEAYPDILGQRFTGSSFADCLDSAVPLAAYKWLVCYLLRESYQKLNQEKRSGSNDFEARNNCQVYYCRSLALAFMELTVVQRFHEYTHQPGVPPSLRPVLGRLSALYALWSLSRHTAVLYQGGYFSGPQAGKVVESAILTLCSQLKDDAVALVDVIAPPDFVLDSPIGRADGELYKNLWGAVLQESSVLERGSWWAEFSHNKPVLGSLKPKL; the protein is encoded by the exons ATGGTGCCCTCTTTGGAAGGAAGCCCTGATGCTCTGTTCCCAGATTTCCCCAAAGGACCCCTCCACGCCTACCGAGCAAGAGCCTCCTTCAGCTGGAAGGAGCTGTCACTATTCCTGGAAGGCGAGGACACGCTCCGCTTTAAG AAAACCGTCTTCTCAGCTTTGGAGAGCGATCCTCTCTTTGCCCGTTCCCATGGCACCCATCTGTCCTTGGAGAAGTACCGAGAGCTGAACTTCCTTCGCTGCAGGCGGATCTTCGAGTACGAATTCCTCAGCGTGGAAGACATGTTTAGGAGCCCTCTGAAAATGCTGGCGTTCACTCACTGCCTGGGCATGTATGACTGGTCCCTGGCTGCCAAATACTTCCTCCACACCATG GCTTTTGGATCAGCAATTTACAACTCTGGTTCTGAAAggcattttgaatatattcagAAGGTCTTCAGTATGGAG ATTTTTGGATGTTTTGCCCTGACCGAAGTAAGCCACGGGAGCAATACCAAGGCCATTAGGACGACTGCTCACTACGACTCTGCCACAGAG GAATTCATCATACATTCCCCTGATTTCGAAGCTGCCAAATTTTGGGTTGGCAACATGGGCAAGACTGCCACTCATGCGGTGGTGTTTGCGCAGCTGTACTTGCCGGGAGGCCAGTGCCACGGGCTGCATTCCTTTGTCGTGCAG ATTCGGGACCCAAAGACCCTCCTTCCCATGCCAGGGGTGATGGTCGGCGACATGGGGAAGAAACTCGGGCAGAACGGACTGGATAACGG gTTCGCCATGTTCCACCAGGTGCGCATTCCTCGCCAGAACCTCCTGAACCGCGCTGGAGACGTCACCCCTGATGGCACCTACCTTAGCCCCTTCCAG GACGCCAGACAGCGCTTTGGAGCGTCCCTGGGCAGCTTGTCCGTGGGTCGAGTCTCCATCATGTGCATGGCTGTCGCTAACTTGCAACTGGCCGTGTCCATAGCTCTTCGTTTCTCAGCCACTCGGCGGCAGTTTGGCCCAACGCAGGAGGAAGAAATACCAGTACTAGAGTATCAATTGCAG CAATGGCGCTTGCTTCCTTACCTGGCGGCTGCCTACGCCTTACACTACTTCTCCAAGTCACTCTTCCTGGACCTGGCGGAGCTGCAGCGGGGCCTTCTGGGAGGAGACCGCAGTGCCAGGCAG GCAGAATTTGGACATGAGATCCACGCTCTGGCATCGGCTGGCAAGCCCCTGGCCTCGTGGACGGCCCAGCAAGGAATTCAGGAATGCCGGGAGGCGTGCGGAGGACACGGCTATCTAGCTA TGAACCGGCTGGGGGTCCTCAGAGATGACAATGACCCAAACTGCACGTATGAGGGCGACAACAACGTCCTGCTGCAGCAGACGAGCAACTACCTTCTGGGGCTCCTGGCACGCTGGGACCAAG GTGGAGCTCGCCTCCAGAGCCCTCTGAAGACGGTGGACTTTCTAGAAGCCTATCCTGACATCCTTGGCCAGAGGTTCACGGGATCCAGCTTTGCCGACTGCCTGGACTCTGCAG TCCCCTTGGCAGCGTACAAGTGGTTGGTTTGTTACCTGCTCCGAGAGAGttatcaaaaattaaatcaagagaAAAGATCAGGAAGCAATGACTTTGAAGCAAGGAACAACTGCCAg GTGTACTACTGCCGCTCCTTGGCGCTGGCGTTCATGGAGCTCACAGTGGTGCAGAGGTTCCACGAGTACACGCACCAGCCGGGCGTGCCGCCCTCGCTGCGGCCCGTGCTGGGCCGGCTCAGCGCCCTGTATGCCCTGTGGTCCCTGAGCCGGCACACGGCCGTGCTCTACCAAG GTGGATACTTCTCCGGCCCGCAGGCAGGTAAAGTGGTGGAGAGCGCCATCCTGACCCTGTGTTCCCAG CTGAAAGACGATGCAGTTGCCCTGGTAGACGTGATTGCTCCTCCTGACTTTGTTCTGGACTCACCCATTGGCAGAGCCGACGGAGAG CTCTACAAGAACCTCTGGGGCGCGGTCCTCCAAGAGAGCAGCGTGCTGGAGAGGGGGTCCTGGTGGGCCGAGTTCTCCCACAACAAACCCGTCTTAGGAAGCTTGAAACCAAAGCTGTAG